In Fusobacterium hwasookii, a single window of DNA contains:
- the der gene encoding ribosome biogenesis GTPase Der — MKPIVAIVGRPNVGKSTLFNNLVGDKIAIVDDLPGVTRDRLYRDTEWSGSEFVIVDTGGLEPRNNDFLMAKIKEQAEVAMNEADVILFVVDGKSGLNPLDDEIAYILRKKNKPVILCVNKIDNFFEQQDDVYDFYGLGFEYLVPISGEHKVNLGDMLDIVVDIIGKMDFPEEDEEVLKLAVIGKPNAGKSSLVNRLSGEERTIVSDIAGTTRDAIDTLIEYKDNKYMIIDTAGIRRKSKVEESLEYYSVLRALKAIKRGDVCILMLDAKEGLTEQDKRIAGIAHEELKPIIIVMNKWDLIENKNNTTMKKMKEELYAELPFLSYAPIEFVSALTGQRTTNLLEISDRIYEEYTKRISTGLLNTILKDAVLMNNPPTRKGRVIKINYATQVSVAPPKFVLFCNYPELIHFSYARYIENKFREAFGFDGSPIMISFENKSSD; from the coding sequence ATGAAACCAATAGTTGCAATAGTTGGAAGACCAAATGTTGGAAAATCCACTCTTTTTAATAACTTGGTAGGAGATAAAATAGCAATAGTTGATGACTTACCAGGTGTAACAAGAGATAGACTATATAGAGATACTGAGTGGAGTGGTTCTGAATTTGTGATAGTTGATACAGGGGGATTAGAACCAAGAAACAATGACTTTTTAATGGCAAAAATAAAAGAACAAGCAGAAGTTGCAATGAATGAGGCAGATGTTATTTTATTTGTTGTGGATGGAAAATCAGGACTTAATCCATTAGATGATGAAATAGCATATATATTAAGAAAGAAAAATAAACCTGTTATCCTATGTGTAAATAAAATAGATAACTTTTTTGAACAACAAGATGATGTCTATGATTTTTATGGATTAGGTTTTGAATATCTTGTACCAATTTCTGGGGAACACAAAGTAAATCTAGGAGATATGTTAGATATAGTTGTGGATATTATTGGAAAGATGGATTTCCCAGAAGAAGATGAAGAAGTTTTAAAATTAGCAGTAATTGGAAAGCCTAATGCTGGTAAATCATCTTTGGTAAATAGATTATCAGGTGAAGAAAGAACAATAGTTAGTGATATTGCTGGAACAACAAGAGATGCTATTGATACTTTAATTGAATACAAAGATAATAAATATATGATAATTGACACAGCAGGGATAAGAAGAAAATCAAAAGTTGAAGAAAGTTTGGAATATTATTCAGTATTAAGAGCATTAAAAGCTATAAAGAGAGGAGATGTATGTATTTTAATGTTAGATGCCAAAGAAGGACTTACAGAACAAGATAAAAGAATTGCAGGGATTGCTCATGAAGAGTTAAAGCCTATAATTATTGTTATGAATAAATGGGACTTAATAGAAAACAAAAATAATACTACTATGAAGAAGATGAAAGAAGAATTGTATGCTGAACTACCATTTTTATCTTATGCACCTATTGAATTTGTTTCAGCTTTAACAGGACAAAGAACAACAAATCTTCTTGAAATATCAGATAGAATTTATGAAGAATATACAAAGAGAATTTCAACAGGATTATTAAATACTATATTAAAAGATGCAGTTTTAATGAATAACCCACCTACAAGAAAGGGTAGAGTAATCAAAATTAATTATGCAACACAAGTTTCTGTTGCTCCACCAAAATTTGTTTTATTCTGTAACTATCCAGAGCTTATACATTTTTCTTATGCAAGATATATTGAAAATAAATTTAGAGAAGCATTTGGATTTGATGGAAGCCCTATAATGATAAGTTTTGAGAATAAAAGTTCAGACTAA
- a CDS encoding YlmH/Sll1252 family protein produces MNENLEKIENYIKLAEKTDTIIYSNQFFPISQLNNLKYFGLKFSFKGLNEDCEKKILAVYPEYFTEDYLYFPVKYFKIVKKSKFISLEHKHYLGNILSLGIKREVLGDLIVKNDECYGIILENMFDFLKGNLLRINSSPIEIIEIDEREVPQNEFKELNIRLSSLRLDSLVSELTNLSRASSVDYIDLGNVQVNYEIQREKSHKISIGDIVIIKKYGKFRIEEENGLTKKDKVKLIVRKYI; encoded by the coding sequence ATGAATGAGAACTTAGAAAAAATAGAAAACTATATAAAATTAGCTGAAAAAACTGATACAATAATATATAGTAATCAATTTTTTCCAATATCACAACTTAATAATTTAAAATATTTTGGACTAAAATTTTCTTTTAAAGGTCTAAATGAAGATTGTGAAAAAAAAATATTAGCAGTTTATCCTGAATATTTTACAGAAGACTATCTATATTTTCCAGTGAAATATTTTAAAATAGTGAAAAAATCAAAGTTCATAAGTTTAGAACATAAACATTATCTAGGAAATATTTTATCTTTGGGAATAAAAAGAGAAGTTTTAGGAGATTTAATAGTTAAAAATGATGAATGTTATGGTATTATATTAGAAAATATGTTTGATTTTTTAAAAGGAAATCTTTTAAGGATAAATTCTTCTCCTATTGAAATTATTGAAATAGATGAGAGAGAAGTGCCTCAAAATGAATTTAAAGAATTAAATATAAGGTTATCATCTTTAAGATTGGATAGTTTAGTATCAGAACTTACTAATCTATCAAGAGCATCATCAGTTGACTATATTGATTTAGGTAATGTTCAGGTAAATTATGAAATACAAAGGGAAAAAAGTCATAAAATATCAATAGGAGATATTGTAATAATTAAAAAATATGGTAAATTTAGAATTGAAGAAGAAAATGGCTTAACAAAAAAGGATAAGGTTAAATTAATTGTTAGAAAGTACATATAG